Part of the Methanobrevibacter boviskoreani JH1 genome is shown below.
GATGCATTGCTTTTTAATTTACCTTTTTTTTAATTTCCACTATTTTAAAGATTTTATAATAAATGCTGAAATCTATTTGGTTATGGGGTATTGTTTTTTCATCTACTTTTTCTAGTTTCCACTTTTTTTAGATTCTAATATAGAAAGGCTAAAATTTATTTAATCAGGAAACATATATAATTTATTATTATAATTAGTTTTATAAATTTTATAAAAATATTGTGATTTATATGGAATATGATTATTTAATAGTTGGTTCAGGACTTTTTGGTTCTGTATTTGCACGTGAAATGACAGATAAAGGTAAGAAATGTTTAGTTATTGAAAGAAGGGATCATATAGGAGGTAACGTTTACACTAAGGAGGACCATGGTATAAATGTTCATATGTATGGTGCACATATATTCCACACAGACAATAAAGAGGTCTGGGAATATGTAAATAAATATGCTGATTTTAACCGTTTTACAAACTCACCTATTGCAAACTATAAGGGTGAACTATACAATCTTCCTTTCAATATGAATACCTTCCATGAGATGTGGGGAATCAAAACCCCTCAGGAGGCTGTTGAAATTATTGAATCTCAAAAGGCCGAGGCAAATATTACAGAACCTAAGAACCTTGAGGAACAGGCTATCAGTCTTGTAGGTAAGGATATTTACGAGAAGTTGGTTAAGGGATATACCGAAAAACAGTGGGGAAGGAAATGTAGTGAACTTCCTGCATTTATTATTAAACGTTTGCCTGTAAGACTAATCTATGACAATAACTATTTCAACGATTTATACCAGGGAATACCTATTGGTGGATATACCCAGATTATTGAAAAGCTTTTGGACGGCATTGATGTTAAGATTAACTGCGATTTCTTTGACGATAAGGAGAAATGGATGAATGTTGCGGACAAGGTGATATTTACCGGTATGATAGACCAGTTCTACGATTACTGTTATGGTGAACTTGAATATAGGGGCCTTAAGTTTGAGACTGAATTGAAGGATACCGATAACTATCAGGGTAACGCTGTTGTAAACTATACCGATGCTGAAACTCCATTTACAAGAATCATCGAACATAAGCACTTTGAATCTGCCGAATCAGATGTCACCATCATTACCCATGAATATCCACAGACCTGGAAAAGGGGCATGGAGGCATACTATCCTGTAAATAACGAGGCAAACAATAACCTATTTGCAAAATACCAAAAATTAGCGGATAAGGAGGACAAGGTTATCTTCGGTGGTCGTCTAGGTCTATATAAATATTATAATATGGATAAGATCATTGAGGAGGCTTTGGCTTTGGTTGATGCTGAAAGTAATTAGATTTCATTAATTACTTTTTTTACACTTTTTTTCATTGAATTCTGGGATTGGATTTCTCAATTGTTTTTTTATTGGATTTTAAGTTCGGACTTTTTTTTAGTTGATTTAAAGTAGAATCTCTATTCATTGCTTTTTTTATGTTTTTTTTTACCTGATTTTAAAATATAATTTTTAATTGTTTTTTCAGTAAATTGGATGATCAATTACCAATTTTTCATCATTTAAGGACATAAAGTCTACAATTCCATTCTAAAACAATTAAAAATATTAAATCAGGAATTAACTGGTTTTAAAATGTTTGTTAAATCTTCTAAAACAGTTTATTCGATCTCCCAGAAATTACCGTCATTATCTAAACCGACTGGAAATCCGCATCTTTCCAACCATCTATCGGTTGTAAGTTCTGGAATAGGGGCAGTGTTAAAAGTCTGTCTAAATATTCTTCTTGAATCGTTAACAAGTGATGGGTTAATTGTATCATTACCAATGAATGCTTTCCAATTGTCTTTAAATAGATGTAAAAGAACAATCTGTACTTTGCCCTTATATTCATAAATATCTAAAACCTTAAACAATGAATTAGGGCCACAGGTAAATAAATTCCAATTAGTCTCCTCTTCAAACTCTGAACAGTCAATGCAATGATTGGATATGATGGCAAAACGACAGTTTGTAACAATTTTACCGATTTTATTACTTGAATCTACAAATGCCCTTTCCTGAATTATCTGGCCGATTTCATATTTGTTGATTAGATCTTTGGATAGATCTAGGTCTCTGACAAAGAAACCTACCTGGTCATAGGCCATGTTAACCTTCTCCTTCTGACTTAACTTACCTGAATGCTTTTTATCATCAAATAAACGTAAAAAATCTTTAAACGCTATTGAAAAACCATTCTCATTAAACGGATTAATGACAATGTCTATAAAGTTTGCTGTTTTAAATTTTTCAGCAATATCCGCACTATCTATTAGTAATATGTTGTCGCAGTTAACGTTGATTAACTCCTTTTCGTTTGTAAATACAAATAGATGCACGTTTCCATTTTCATCCACATAGGTCAAGGGTTTAAATCCAAGGGGTTCCTTGGTTGTATAGGTTTCCCCTACCTTCACATTTTCCAGTGCATCTTTGTTTCTTGTAAACTCAATGGGCAAAAGTAAGGACGCTTTTTTCAACTCTTCAATAAGCATCTTCTCATATTCACGTGTTCTCTTCTCTGCACTTACATTAATTAAATCGTCTAAACGTTTGTTGTTAACCTCATCAGACATATTTATCCCCAAATTAACTTTTTTATTAAAATTTTAGGTCAATCCTTTATAGATCTGGAATCTAATAAAGATATTTCCAATCAGCTTTTGAAAGAGTTTTTAAAGAATATCCTTATAAGCTTGATTAAACATTCTTATAAGATATTTTTAAATAATATTTTTATTAGGTCTGATTGGACCTTTCTAGAAAATATCTTTATAAAGTATCATTATTAAATATGATTAAACCTTTAACAATCATTTAATTATATCATTCACTAGTTATAAAAAAATTTCCATTAGTGTTTAATGTAGAATCGGATTTTCTTCTAGGTATGTCCATAGGAAATTTAAATTCCAGTTTTATAAAAATACCAATCGCTCATGACCTTAAAAAATATTTTAATATAATATACCATAATATAATATTATGAAAGAATTGTATATCTTTGACTTTGATGGAACTTTGGTGGATTCTATAGTGGATTCCATTGCATGTGTTAACGAGGTTTTAAAAAGATTTGATAAACCAACTTATGATAAAGATCTGAAAACATTATATTATAAGGATTTTAGACAGTTTCTAAAAGATATCGATGCAGG
Proteins encoded:
- a CDS encoding SseB family protein; protein product: MSDEVNNKRLDDLINVSAEKRTREYEKMLIEELKKASLLLPIEFTRNKDALENVKVGETYTTKEPLGFKPLTYVDENGNVHLFVFTNEKELINVNCDNILLIDSADIAEKFKTANFIDIVINPFNENGFSIAFKDFLRLFDDKKHSGKLSQKEKVNMAYDQVGFFVRDLDLSKDLINKYEIGQIIQERAFVDSSNKIGKIVTNCRFAIISNHCIDCSEFEEETNWNLFTCGPNSLFKVLDIYEYKGKVQIVLLHLFKDNWKAFIGNDTINPSLVNDSRRIFRQTFNTAPIPELTTDRWLERCGFPVGLDNDGNFWEIE
- the glf gene encoding UDP-galactopyranose mutase, encoding MEYDYLIVGSGLFGSVFAREMTDKGKKCLVIERRDHIGGNVYTKEDHGINVHMYGAHIFHTDNKEVWEYVNKYADFNRFTNSPIANYKGELYNLPFNMNTFHEMWGIKTPQEAVEIIESQKAEANITEPKNLEEQAISLVGKDIYEKLVKGYTEKQWGRKCSELPAFIIKRLPVRLIYDNNYFNDLYQGIPIGGYTQIIEKLLDGIDVKINCDFFDDKEKWMNVADKVIFTGMIDQFYDYCYGELEYRGLKFETELKDTDNYQGNAVVNYTDAETPFTRIIEHKHFESAESDVTIITHEYPQTWKRGMEAYYPVNNEANNNLFAKYQKLADKEDKVIFGGRLGLYKYYNMDKIIEEALALVDAESN